A genomic region of Oryza glaberrima chromosome 1, OglaRS2, whole genome shotgun sequence contains the following coding sequences:
- the LOC127765538 gene encoding WRKY transcription factor WRKY24 has protein sequence MTTSSSGSVETSANSRPGTFSFASASFTDLLGGNAGAGGGGVSRYKAMTPPSLPLSPPPVSPSSFFNSPIGMNQADFLGSPVLLTSSIFPSPTTGAFASQHFDWRPEVAAAQSADQGGKDEQRNSYSDFSFQTAPASEEAARTTTFQPPVPPAPLGDEAYRSQQQQQPWGYQQQPAGMDAGANAASFGAAPFQATSSEMAPQVQGGGGYSQPQSQRRSSDDGYNWRKYGQKQVKGSENPRSYYKCTFPNCPTKKKVERSLDGQITEIVYKGTHNHAKPQNTRRNSGSSAAQVLQSGGDMSEHSFGGMSGTAATPENSSASFGDDEIGVGSPRAGNGGGDEFDDDEPDSKRWRKDGDGEGISMAGNRTVREPRVVVQTMSDIDILDDGYRWRKYGQKVVKGNPNPRSYYKCTTAGCPVRKHVERASHDLRAVITTYEGKHNHDVPAARGSAALYRPAPPAAAATSSHPYLPNQPPPMSYQQPTGPQPYALRPDGFGGQGPFGGVVGGSSFGGFSGFDDARGSYMSQHQQQQRQNDAMHASRAKEEPGDDMFFQNSLY, from the exons gcggcggaggtgtgTCCAGGTACAAGGCCATGACCCCGCCTTCGCtgccgctctcgccgccgccggtgtcgcCGTCGTCCTTCTTCAACAGCCCGATCGGCATGAACCAGGCCGACTTCCTCGGCTCGCCGGTGCTCCTGACCTCCAGT ATCTtcccgtcgccgacgacgggcGCATTCGCGTCGCAGCACTTTGACTGGAggccggaggtggcggcggcgcagagcgcCGATCAAGGCGGCAAGGACGAGCAGAGGAATTCCTACTCCGACTTCTCGTTTCAGACGGCGCCTGCGAGCGAGGAGGCCGCGCGAACGACGACTTTCCAGCCACCGGTCCCACCGGCCCCACTG GGGGACGAGGCATACAGaagtcagcagcagcagcagccatgggGCTACCAGCAGCAGCCTGCAGGCATGGACGCGGGTGCCAACGCGGCGAGCTTCGGTGCGGCGCCGTTCCAGGCGACCTCGTCGGAGATGGCGCCACAGGtgcagggtggcggcgggtacaGCCAGCCGCAGTCGCAGAGGCGGTCGTCGGACGACGGCTACAACTGGCGCAAGTACGGGCAGAAGCAGGTGAAGGGGAGCGAGAACCCCCGCAGCTACTACAAGTGCACCTTCCCGAACTGCCCGACCAAGAAGAAGGTGGAGCGGTCGCTCGACGGCCAGATCACCGAGATCGTGTACAAGGGCACGCACAACCACGCCAAGCCGCAGAACACGCGCAGGAACTccggctcgtcggcggcgcagGTCCTGCAGAGCGGCGGCGACATGTCGGAGCATTCCTTCGGGGGCATGTCCGGCACAGCGGCGACGCCCGAGAACTCGTCGGCGTCGTTCGGTGACGACGAGATCGGAGTTGGCTCCCCTCGGgccgggaacggcggcggcgacgagttcgacgacgacgagccggaTTCCAAGAGATG GAGGAAAGACGGTGACGGCGAGGGGATCTCCATGGCTGGCAACCGGACGGTGCGGGAACCGAGGGTGGTCGTCCAAACCATGAGCGACATCGACATCCTCGACGACGGCTACCGCTGGAGAAAGTACGGCCAGAAGGTGGTGAAGGGCAACCCGAACCCAAG GAGCTACTACAAGTGCACCACGGCCGGTTGCCCCGTGCGGAAGCACGTGGAGCGCGCGTCCCACGACCTGCGCGCCGTGATCACCACCTACGAGGGGAAGCACAACCACGACGTGCCCGCCGCGCGGGGGAGCGCCGCGCTCtaccgccccgcgccgccggcggcggccgccaccagCAGCCACCCGTACCTGCCGAACCAGCCGCCGCCCATGTCCTACCAGCAGCCCACGGGGCCACAGCCGTACGCGCTGAGGCCCGACGGGTTCGGCGGCCAGGGACCGTTCGGCGGCGTGGTCGGCGGGAGCAGCTTCGGCGGCTTCTCCGGGTTCGACGACGCCAGGGGCTCGTACATGAgccagcaccagcagcagcagaggcagaACGACGCGATGCACGCCTCGAGAGCCAAGGAAGAGCCCGGAGACGACATGTTCTTCCAGAACTCGCTCTACTGA